The nucleotide window TCTTAAAGTTATAAGTAATTGATAGTGTATTTTTCATAGTTTTCATAGTCCTTTCTACCATTTTAGGGACTCTGTTATATGTAAAGATAATGTTATAGATATCTTTATCTAAACACCCGGAACAATAACCTTAACAAAGTAAATTGCCTAATAAATGCAACATCAGCACCCGAACTCATTCTCCAAGATTACAAATCTCTTCTCATGTAAAATTACTTGTAAAAAGGCTAAAGTTTGAATGTTGTATTTTCTCAAGTTTTGTCATCTATCTGTTGCAAATAACATTAAAATCTGTTGTTGTATAGAGATAGATACACAAAGAAAAATGTCTGAAGAACTCACAAGGATATTTAGTTTAGGTTTATcagttaaaaaatgtgaaaatgattCATCATCTATCCATCcaaggtaaatatatttttgtttgatttcaATGTATATAAGTCATTATTATTTGACAAGCAGAGACAAGCAAAATAGCAATATAGTTCTGTTATAAACGCAGAATACTTATTTCAATTCCTAATCATACTTCTTGTTTAAAAGTTGATCTTATATGATTTGTGCGATTCCCAAATACCATAACTGCCAAACATAAAAGTATATATTAGTGTTTAATTTTCCAATactaataaaagttttaaaaaagaaaacactatTCGATTAAATCTATTATGTCCTTATTTGGATCCAACAACTAAAAATTCTTATTCTAGCTCTTTTTAGATGTTATACAtaacagattttttaaaaatttaaggatACATGAAACACCTATTACTCATGTTCAAAATAATGGCCACATTTCAGAAATTGTGAAATAAACTTGTATAAAAGtaatatattttctaaaaaccAGATATATTTTCTATGAAATAATgctatttttgttatataataataaaccgggaagatgtaaaaaattattgaaaacctTAATTGTTTAAACATCTAAGGCTTATTGCATAAAAATTACATTAACCAAGTCTTCTCCACTTGAGTTCTAAAAATCGTCTCAGTATTGTTTAAGGTTTAGCTCTGAATTTgtataaaaatgttgtttttttgtgattctttgttgttcttttttacCTTTACACTGTAATAACTAAACaatgaatttttaagtaaaaacagTCAATTGTTAGAGAGCTCAGCATGTCCAGAACAttgatattttagttttgtCTCTACTTTTGacgtaaaatttttttaagatatcAAGATTTCAACTttggaaacaaattaaattttattgaaaagaacttgtttattgttttatatttttccttttttcctttttttcctgtcaaaacttttaattttttttcaagataAGTATTCTATGAGTTATAAGCTTTAAtgatataaaatataaagacCAAACAGTTGACAATTTGGGTGTTGCATCAAGTCAATATTGTGCATGCCCATCTGTtacaatttttctattttgttgattaaaaaaacatttttctttagaCTCAATGAATTTAAAGGACGATATTATCGATCAGGTGTTCAAGAGAATAGGAGAAAGAATTATCTAGACCATCAGAAGAAGTATGTTATATTATAAATCACTACCAATAAGGCAaagttgagaatgaaatacagatgtgctatgataaatattcacttaTATGtttacacaccatccggataaactatctgagttcatcattAACATATTAACGCGAATTACTAACGCAAATCGAATcctgctcactgcttggcagtatgttagtgatgaacaaagtagttcttcttcaatatgacttacacgcattatactcgcccgtcttGATCAggggtctgatcggggtgaagcattccgtgttgagaatgaaatacggatgtgctatgataaatattcacctatatgtatacacaccatccggataaactatctgagttcatcactaacatatttccgcgtagtgtagtgggttcatctgcggctcccagttctggggaatCGAATCCcactcactgcttggcagtatgttagtgatgaacaaagtagttcttcaatATCACTACTAATAacttaataaatttttgaaattctttttttaaatatcaggAGGAGATTTGACGCAGCTAATTATGCTCGCAAACTTGCGGATGGTGACTTGAATGAAAATGAATTTGAAGAAATTTCTTTGGAGATTGAAATGGTATACTTATGTTTTCTTAATATAAAATTACTGCTCCTGAATAAAATGATATACTTGTTTTGTTAATATAAAAGTGACTGCTCGTAAAGAAATGATATACCTTGATTACAAAATCTTGATATTCAACAAATGGATGtgcaatattttaaacattttctctCATAAATTTGATGAATCTGATGAATTTGTTTATCAATCAACCCTTGGATAACAATGAATCATTTTGCCAGCAAGTTGTAAATCATGTATCTACCCcacagggtgaccactccttaaattccttaaataaccttagaaaaagaaaatttcctTAAAAGtgcttaaatatacttaaaaaaattgaaattttagctattctcgTCAATTTttccttatttcttaattttttctgatcgtaactttcttggaaatgtgttcatggattgttcatcaccagtgaAATAGACGTATTTCCCTGTTacctgaaatcctatattttctattATTCAGGGCATAGTTTATATGTAAATTTGTATaacatgtataattttcttattataaaacgtagtatgtaacattaaagatagagaactaaaattggttttctccttaattatccttattttttatttttttattctcgttcgtagcaaaatatccttaaaaatgttaatttgtctccttaatcctccttaatatccttacttttattatcattttattagtggtcaccctgcCCCAGTACACAGCAAAATGTTCAACTTACTCTATACTTTTTGTAGGATGTGGATgagcaaaagaaaagaaaagataaaaaatttaatccATACAAAAATCAGGTACATTACAAATACATTATGTTGAAGTTTTATATTTCTGCTTATTTAAAATCATTTGGTAAAAAGTACATACTTTTAGGTAAGAAAGACTTAAATTTGGTAAAGGTTAAAGATTTTGCGTTTTTATAAGGTTTCAACCTGAACTGTTTTTATAAAGATATATCTCTCAAAGAATTTGCTCAAATGTAAACATTAATTCAACACGTGTTATATCAAGTCCTCGTGTTTTGCCTTAACTAAAACTTCTTGACAAAATGGCATTGCTAAGTTTAAATTTTGGAACTAATAAACAAGATATGCAATGTattgtaaaaaatcttttttagttGATGCTGTCAGAATGGATTGTTGACCCTCCAACAGACCTAACAACAAATTGGCTGATGGTAGTTTGTCCTGTTGGAAAGAGAGTGTTGATAGTAGCACACAAGGTAGGGTTTCTTTTACAGAAATATTGATTTTCCTGTGTCTGCAACAATACAGGAGTATTGATTATCGACAACAAGTGTATTAATTACTAGTGTTACTTTTTTGTTTGTACTTTGTTGTTAGAATATTTTGttggaaaaaactttcattttttgaaagaagggttaaatttttacatttttgcaaGAACACTTTCCCTGACTACAAGAATGGTCAATTCTTTGGTAAATAGTTTTTGCAGAGGATCAAGAAGTTTTCATGGAGATTATAGAATTATGATTTCAACAAATTTATATGAAATCAAATATTAAAATTCGTTTTTGTCGGAATTTACCTCTTGCAAtttgtgattaaaaaaaataatgaatttcaCGTATCTTAAAAAACCCTGATACTTTGGgggaatttaattttgcgatttttcaaAACATAGAAAGAAAATTTTTCCCTGAAATATTTTGGCAATAAAATTCTTTGCCCTACTTGCACCTTTATTTTCAGTTGAACAGTTGCTTTTTTATCAGCGAAGATAGTTAAATGTTACGGCAAACAAGTCATATGATTAGTGTTTCCGATATTAACATTTTAGGGTCACACTACAGCGTATTCGAAAGGCGGTCACGTGTTAAATAGATTTCCCTCCTTATTACCTGGTGGTTCATACAAAACATGGAAAAAAGACAGTATGTtatattaataaattttctGATGGTTGCTATTTTGAATTTGcttaccgtatttcctctaaagaacgccgccctcCAAAGAACGCCGCATTTTAGCAACATAATGTTTCACATCCGTTCAAGAATTAGAAATTGAGGGTAATTCTGGTGCTACCAGCCACGTTATTTCCAGCTGCAATGGTGTTATTTTTCACAGCTTGTAACCCAATTGTTCTCTCTTAAAAATTGTGTGTATTTGCTGTGTttactgtggaatttaatttggCAGATATTTCATTTTGCGAATTTGATCAAAGTCTGTGAAGTAAGCGAATTTCATcctatttaattattttaaaatcaataaattctgtaaacaatatttaaaaacaaataccatatttggaaaaatatcacttttcTGTAAGTGTTTTATTTAAGAGATTTATAATAATTTACTTCAAAGAATATTTTCTTCAGTTATATTTATAAACACTTTTTCTTCTAAAACTTTGTTTTAtaactttttgtttgttttcagatAACTTTGCACGCTCGTTTACATTGTTGGATTGCATCTACGATGAAGTCAATCGCACGTACTGGATGTTGGATCTTATGTGTTATAAGGGAAACCCGATCTACGATAGCGAGGTAAGGGAAACCCGATCTACGATAGTGAGGTAAGGGAAACCCGATCTACGATAGCGAGGTAAGGGAAACCCGATCTACGA belongs to Hydractinia symbiolongicarpus strain clone_291-10 chromosome 1, HSymV2.1, whole genome shotgun sequence and includes:
- the LOC130633558 gene encoding snurportin-1-like, translated to MSEELTRIFSLGLSVKKCENDSSSIHPRLNEFKGRYYRSGVQENRRKNYLDHQKKRRFDAANYARKLADGDLNENEFEEISLEIEMDVDEQKKRKDKKFNPYKNQLMLSEWIVDPPTDLTTNWLMVVCPVGKRVLIVAHKGHTTAYSKGGHVLNRFPSLLPGGSYKTWKKDNNFARSFTLLDCIYDEVNRTYWMLDLMCYKGNPIYDSEVDFRFFWLNSKLLEDAPKLSEQSSVNPFKFKPCRNVLCEKTAIVNAVTDTYPFEIDGVLFYHKLGHYGPGRTPLVGWLKPYMIPEILGIAMPLTVMETAPVEFNRDILKNANKELQNTTSDRSFNNPKDVTKKKKDNQVSMES